A region of Periophthalmus magnuspinnatus isolate fPerMag1 chromosome 13, fPerMag1.2.pri, whole genome shotgun sequence DNA encodes the following proteins:
- the LOC117379949 gene encoding otolin-1 yields the protein MLSVAVLLLLPLVAVRADYPNPNMTFVPEGDLNSTSVPSEAVEAFCEVLLQSPLPPDQIPWYCICSHCKGTKGPKGDRGDRGLTGPPGSSGPRGVQGSRGPQGFVGSPGIKGQKGDDGIKGALGPQGAPGPKGAGGFKGEKGDPGLEGPPGDQGPKGDDGMCPDACDASQGPPGPPGPAGPAGLRGIAGAEGSKGQKGAKGESGESGVPGTDGTPGVKGDLGPKGDCDCVDGVDGAPGNKGDQGPKGEKGEAGLVGDQGVSGEKGDMGAMGMPGAPGPCMPTVKSAFSAGLTASFPPPGLPVAFSKVFYNVQNSYIPSMGVYVAPINGTYVFTFTLTVSERVLKVGLFHNFDTVLKTTDTSALGSVSQTVVLHMTEGDAVWLQVKDVSTNGMYAGPEVSSMFSGYLLYPDKCQGDLLDMGIGMGRENGDYGMRPTAPPPTFTPTRQFTWNDDDD from the exons ATGCTGTCTGTGGCCGTGCTCCTGCTGCTCCCCCTGGTGGCTGTGCGGGCGGATTATCCCAACCCCAACATGACCTTTGTGCCCGAAGGCGACCTGAACTCGACCTCCGTGCCGTCCGAGGCCGTGGAGGCGTTCTGTGAGGTCCTGCTCCAGTCGCCACTGCCCCCCGACCAGATCCCCTGGTACTGCATCTGCTCCCACTGCAAAGGCACCAAGGGCCCCAAGGGAGACCGGGGCGACCGCGGCCTGACAG GTCCACCTGGCAGTTCTGGCCCCAGAGGTGTCCAAGGTTCCCGAGGGCCCCAGGGGTTTGTGGGAAGCCCCGGGATCAAAG GACAAAAAGGTGACGATGGCATTAAGGGAGCCCTTGGCCCGCAGGGGGCGCCAGGACCCAAAGGAGCCGGAGGCTTCAAAG gAGAAAAGGGTGACCCCGGGCTCGAGGGCCCTCCTGGGGACCAGGGGCCTAAAGGAGACGACGGCATGTGTCCAGACGCCTGTGATGCCAGCCAGGGGCCCCCCGGCCCCCCCGGGCCCGCCGGGCCCGCCGGCCTGAGGGGGATCGCGGGCGCAGAGGGGTCTAAGGGCCAGAAAGGAGCCAAGGGCGAGAGCGGCGAGTCGGGCGTTCCCGGCACAGACGGCACCCCTGGAGTGAAGGGGGACCTGGGGCCCAAAGGAGACTGCGACTGCGTGGACGGGGTCGACGGGGCCCCCGGGAACAAGGGGGACCAGGGGCCcaaaggagagaagggagaggcgGGGCTCGTGGGGGACCAGGGCGTGTCCGGAGAGAAGGGCGACATGGGCGCGATGGGCATGCCGGGGGCCCCGGGCCCCTGCATGCCCACGGTGAAATCTGCGTTCTCCGCCGGCCTCACCGCCAGCTTCCCGCCCCCGGGCCTGCCCGTGGCCTTTTCCAAAGTCTTCTACAACGTCCAGAACAGTTACATCCCCTCCATGGGCGTCTACGTGGCGCCCATCAACGGCACGTACGTGTTCACCTTCACCCTGACCGTGTCCGAGCGCGTCCTCAAGGTGGGGCTGTTCCATAACTTCGATACCGTGTTGAAGACCACGGACACGTCGGCCCTGGGGTCCGTGAGCCAGACCGTGGTGCTGCACATGACGGAGGGCGACGCCGTCTGGCTCCAGGTCAAAGACGTCTCCACCAACGGCATGTACGCCGGACCAGAAGTGTCCTCCATGTTCTCCGGGTACCTGCTGTACCCCGACAAGTGCCAGGGGGACCTCCTGGACATGGGCATAGGCATGGGACGCGAAAACGGAGATTACGGCATGCGGCCCACAGCCCCGCCCCCCACCTTCACGCCCACacgccaattcacctggaacgACGACGACGACTAA
- the LOC117380262 gene encoding S-arrestin-like isoform X1 — protein MSPKRIVFKKVSRDKSLTVYMAKRDFVDHCDHVDPVEGVVMIDPQQLKGKKVYVMLSCTFRYGRQDMDVMGVAFRRDLFVVTRQVYPELQDKSQLTHSKVQDKLLRKLGEYAFPFFFEFPDNLPCSVALQPGPNDEGKKCAVEFEVKAFCADQSDEKVEKQSSVRLTIRKVQFSPDSPGPAPVTETTFEFLMSEKPLYVKLSLQKETFYHGDPVKVNVEINNSSSRTIKDISLSVEQVTNVVLYSNDKYIKSVAKEETTDVVPSGTSLKQEYSLFPLLSHNKERRGLALDGRLKHEDTNLASSTIVKQEVLKEVQGMLVSYKVVLRMIASGDPGDLVFEEFKRVYLKGVIGDDDDSATEA, from the exons ATGAGCCCCAAACGCATCGTCTTCAAAAAGGTGTCCCGGGACAAGTCT CTGACCGTGTACATGGCCAAGAGGGACTTTGTCGACCACTGTGACCACGTCGACCCAGTCG AGGGGGTGGTGATGATCGACCCTCAGCAGCTCAAAGGAAAGAAAG tgTACGTGATGCTGTCGTGCACGTTCCGTTACGGTCGCCAGGACATGGACGTGATGGGCGTGGCCTTTCGCCGCGACCTTTTCGTGGTGACGCGGCAGGTTTACCCCGAGCTCCAGGACAAATCCCAACTGACCCACTCCAAAGTCCAGGACAAGCTCCTGAGGAAACTCGGAGAGTACGCCTTCCCCTTCTTCTTTGAG TTTCCAGACAATCTTCCGTGTTCTGTGGCTCTGCAGCCGGGGCCGAACGACGAGGGGAAG AAATGCGCCGTGGAGTTCGAGGTGAAGGCGTTTTGTGCCGATCAAAGTGACGAGAAAGTGGAGAAACA GAGCTCCGTGCGTCTGACCATCCGTAAAGTCCAGTTCAGTCCAGACTCTCCAGGTCCGGCTCCGGTCACAGAGACGACGTTTGAGTTTCTCATGTCAGAAAAACCTCTGTATGTGAAGCTCTCCCTCCAGAAAGAG ACGTTCTATCATGGGGATCCAGTGAAGGTGAACGTGGAGATCAACAACTCGTCAAGCAGAACCATCAAAGACATCAGCCTGtcag TGGAGCAGGTCACAAACGTGGTTCTTTACTCCAATGATAAATACATCAAGTCTGTGGCCAAAGAGGAAACCAC AGATGTGGTTCCCTCTGGCACGTCCCTGAAGCAGGAGTATTCTCTGTTTCCTCTTCTGTCCCACAACAAAGAGCGACGGGGCCTGGCCCTGGACGGACGACTGAAGCACGAGGACACCAACCTGGCCTCCTCCACCAT AGTGAAGCAGGAGGTGCTGAAGGAGGTCCAGGGGATGCTGGTCTCTTATAAAGTGGTTCTGAGGATGATCGCCTCTGG TGATCCCGGGGACTTGGTGTTTGAGGAGTTTAAAAGAGTTTATCTCAAAGGAGTGATCGGAGACGACGACGACTCTGCCACTGAGGCCTGA
- the supt5h gene encoding transcription elongation factor SPT5: protein MSDSEDSDFSDNQSERSSEGEAEEAEEVEENEDEGGSPVGSDKAADEEGEDIMDDEDEYDEEEEEEDDDRPRKKPRHGGFILDEADVDDEYEDEDQYEEGAEDILEKGSDYAEVSNLDHIPLDDDHSGSRRLQNLWRDSREEALGEYYMRKYAKSAGGEHYSGGSEELSDDITQQQLLPGVKDPNLWTVKCKIGEERATAIALMRKFIAYQFTDTPLQIKSVVAPDHVKGYIYVESYKQTHVKAAIEGIGNLRMGLWNQQMVPIKEMTDVLKVVKEVTNLKPKSWVRLKRGLYKDDIAQVDYVEPSQNTISLKMIPRIDLDRIKAKMSLKDWFAKRKKFKRPAQRLFDAEKIRSLGGEVSHDGDFLIFEGNRYTRKGFLFKSFAMSAVITDGVKPTLSELEKFEDQPEGIDLEVVTEAGKEREHNLQAGDNVEVCEGELINLQGKILSVDGNKITIMPKHEDLKDPLEFPAHELKKYFRMGDHVKVIAGRYEGDTGLIVRVEENFVILFSDLTMHELKVLPRDLQLCSETASGVDAGGQHEWGELVQLDPQTVGVIVRLERETFQVLNMHGKVLTVRHQAVNRRKDNRFAVALDSEQNNIHVKDIVKVIDGPHSGREGEIRHLFRGFAFLHCKKLVENGGMFVCKTRHLVLAGGSKPRDVTNFTVGGFAPMSPRISSPMHHGGGGAQQRGGGAGGMGRGRGRRDNELIGQTVRISQGPYKGYIGVVKDATESTARVELHSTCQTISVDRQRLTTMGAKRQGGMTSAHSRTPMYGSQTPMYGTGSRTPMYGSQTPIHEGNRTPHYGSQTPLHDGNRTPGQSGAWDPNNPNTPSRNDEEYDFGYDDEPSPSPQGYGSTPNPQTPGYPEAPSPQVNPQYNPQTPGTPAMYNTEQYSPYAAPSPQGSYQPSPSPQSYHHQVAPSPVGYQNTHSPASYHPTPSPMAYQASPSPSPVGYSPMTPGAPSPGGYNPHTPGSNIEQGGGDWVTTDILVRVKDSFMDLMGQTGVIRSITGGMCSVFMQESEKVVSVSSDHLEPVTPTKNNKVKVILGEDREATGVLLSIDGDDGIVRMELDDQLKILNLRFLGRLEH from the exons ATGTCTGACAGTGAAGACAGCGACTTTTCTGACAACCAGAGCGAGCGGAGCAGCgaaggagaagcggaggaggcggaggaggtggaggagaacgAG GATGAGGGCGGGAGTCCGGTTGGGAGTGACAAAGCCGCAGATGAAGAGGGGGAGGACATCATGGACGATGAAGACGAGtacgatgaagaggaggaagaggaggacgacGACCGGCCGCGAAAGAAGCCCAGACACGGAGGCTTCATCCTGGACGAGGCCG aTGTGGACGACGAGTACGAGGATGAGGACCAGTacgaggagggagcagaggacatTCTGGAGAAAGGTTCagact ATGCTGAAg TGTCCAACCTCGACCACATTCCTCTGGACGACGACCACTCGGGCTCCAGGCGTCTGCAGAATCTGTGGAG agatTCCAGAGAGGAGGCGCTGGGGGAGTATtacatgaggaaatacgccAAGTCTGCGGGAGGCGAGCA ttACTCTGGAGGTTCAGAGGAGCtctctgatgacatcacacagcagcAGCTTCTGCCTGGAGTTAA AGATCCAAACCTGTGGACTGTGAAGTGTAAG ATCGGAGAAGAGCGAGCCACAGCCATCGCCCTCATGAGGAAGTTCATCGCCTACCAGTTCACTGACACA cctctaCAGATTAAGTCGGTGGTTGCTCCGGACCATGTAAAGGGTTACATCTACGTGGAGTCGTACAAACAGACCCACGTGAAGGCCGCCATCGAGGGCATCGGGAACCTGCGCATGGGCCTGTGGAACCAGCAGATGGTGCCCATCAAAGAGATGACCGACGTCCTCAAAGTCGTCAAAGAAGTCACCAACCTCAAACCCAAGTCCTGGGTCCGCCTCAAGAGGGGGCTGTACAAGGACGACATCGCCCAG GTGGACTACGTGGAGCCGAGTCAGAACACCATCTCCCTGAAGATGATTCCTCGCATCGACCTGGACCGCATCAAGGCCAAGATGAGCCTG aagGACTGGTTTGCCAAAAGGAAGAAGTTTAAGAGACCCGCTCAGAGGCTGTTCGACGCagagaaaatcag GTCTCTGGGCGGAGAGGTCAGCCATGATGGAGACTTCCTGATCTTTGAGGGAAACCGTTACACTCGCAAAGGCTTTCTGTTCAAGAGCTTCGCCATGTCTGCTGTG ATCACAGACGGAGTGAAGCCCACCCTCTCAGAGCTGGAGAAGTTTGAGGACCAGCCCGAGGGGATCGATCTGGAGGTGGTCACAGAGGCCG GTAAAGAGCGAGAACACAACCTTCAGGCCGGAGACAACGTGGAGGTGTGTGAGGGAGAACTGATCAACCTACAGGGCAAGATCCTCAGTGTGGACGGGAACAAGATCACCATCATGCCCAAGCACGAGGACCTGAAG gaTCCTTTGGAGTTCCCGGCGCACGAGCTGAAGAAGTACTTCCGGATGGGCGACCACGTGAAGGTGATCGCCGGACGATACGAAGGCGACACCGGCCTCATCGTCAGAGTCGAAGAGAACTTTGTGATCCTGTTCTCCGACCTGACCATGCACGAg TTGAAGGTTCTTCCCAGAGACCTGCAGCTGTGCTCGGAGACGGCGTCTGGCGTGGACGCGGGCGGTCAGCACGAGTGGGGCGAGCTGGTCCAGTTAGACCCTCAGACTGTAGGGGTCATCGTTAGGCTCGAGAGGGAGACCTTCCAG GTGCTGAACATGCACGGTAAAGTCCTGACAGTGCGCCACCAGGCTGTGAACCGGAGGAAGGACAACCGCTTCGCCGTGGCCCTGGACTCTGAGCAGAACAACATCCACGTGAAGGACATCGTCAAGGTCATCGACGGGCCGCACTCG GGCCGAGAGGGTGAGATCAGACACCTGTTCAGAGGATTTGCTTTTCTTCACTGTAAGAAGCTGGTGGAAAACGGAGGGATGTTCGTGTGTAAAACGAGGCACCTGGTCCTCGCCGgcgggtcaaag CCTCGAGACGTCACCAACTTCACTGTGGGAGGATTCGCCCCAATGAGCCCCaggatcagcagccccatgcaCCACGGAGGaggag GGGCGCAGCAGCGAGGAGGCGGAGCTGGAGGAATGGGACGAGGCCGAGGACGAAGAGACAACGAGCTGATTGGTCAAACCGTGCGCATCTCCCAGGGCCCATACAAAG GGTACATTGGGGTGGTGAAGGACGCCACAGAGTCGACGGCTCGTGTGGAGCTGCACTCGACGTGTCAGACCATCTCTGTGGACAGACAGCGCCTCACCACGAT gggggcgAAGCGGCAGGGCGGCATGACGTCTGCTCACAGCCGCACGCCGATGTACGGCTCCCAGACGCCCATGTACGGTACTGGGTCCAGAACGCCCATGTACGGCTCGCAAACGCCGATCCACGAAG GGAACCGCACGCCGCACTACGGCTCACAGACCCCACTGCATGATGGGAACAGGACACCGGGTCAGAGCGGAGCCTGGGACCCCAACAACCCCAACACCCCCTCCAG GAACGATGAGGAGTATGACTTTGGTTACGATGACGAGCCGTCTCCGTCTCCTCAGGGATATGGCTCCACCCCAAACCCTCAGACGCCCGGGTACCCAGAAGCCCCGTCCCCCCAGGTCAACCCGCAATACAACCCCCAGACGCCGGGAACGCCCGCCAT GTACAACACGGAGCAGTACTCTCCCTACGCCGCGCCCTCGCCTCAGGGCTCGTACCAGCCCAGCCCCAGCCCCCAGAGCTACCACCACCAGGTGGCGCCCTCTCCTGTAGGATACCAGAACACGCACTCTCCGGCGTCCTACCACCCCACGCCCTCCCCCATGGCCTACCAG gccAGTCCCAGTCCCAGTCCTGTGGGGTACAGTCCTATGACTCCTGGAGCGCCCTCTCCTGGGGGGTATAACCCACACACCCCGGGCTCTAACATCGAGCAGGGGGGCGGAGACTGGGTGACCACGGACATCCTGGTCAGAGTCAAAGACTCGTTTATGGACCTGATGGGACAGACCGGGGTCATCCGGAGTATCACG GGCGGGATGTGCTCCGTGTTCATGCAGGAGTCAGAGAAGGTGGTGAGTGTGAGCAGTGACCACCTCGAACCGGTCACTCCCACCAAGAACAACAag gtGAAGGTGATTCTGGGCGAAGACCGAGAGGCCACAGGCGTCCTCCTGAGCATCGACGGAGACGACGGGATCGTCCGAATGGAGCTGGACGACCAGCTCAAGATCCTCAACCTCag GTTCCTGGGGCGTCTGGAGCACTGA
- the triap1 gene encoding TP53-regulated inhibitor of apoptosis 1 yields MNSVGEACTDLKREYDQCFNRWFAEKFLKGDRSGDPCSESFRTYQRCVHKAIKDKDIPIDGVEFMGPSKDKPET; encoded by the coding sequence ATGAACAGTGTCGGGGAGGCGTGCACAGACCTGAAGCGGGAGTATGACCAGTGCTTTAACCGCTGGTTCGCTGAAAAGTTCCTAAAAGGCGACAGAAGCGGAGACCCGTGCAGCGAGAGCTTCAGGACGTACCAGCGCTGCGTGCACAAGGCCATCAAGGACAAGGACATCCCCATAGACGGCGTGGAGTTCATGGGCCCGAGCAAAGACAAGCCCGAGACCTGA
- the LOC117380262 gene encoding S-arrestin-like isoform X2 — MSPKRIVFKKVSRDKSLTVYMAKRDFVDHCDHVDPVEGVVMIDPQQLKGKKVYVMLSCTFRYGRQDMDVMGVAFRRDLFVVTRQVYPELQDKSQLTHSKVQDKLLRKLGEYAFPFFFEFPDNLPCSVALQPGPNDEGKKCAVEFEVKAFCADQSDEKVEKQSSVRLTIRKVQFSPDSPGPAPVTETTFEFLMSEKPLYVKLSLQKETFYHGDPVKVNVEINNSSSRTIKDISLSVEQVTNVVLYSNDKYIKSVAKEETTDVVPSGTSLKQEYSLFPLLSHNKERRGLALDGRLKHEDTNLASSTIVKQEVLKEVQGMLVSYKVVLRMIASGAVGSR; from the exons ATGAGCCCCAAACGCATCGTCTTCAAAAAGGTGTCCCGGGACAAGTCT CTGACCGTGTACATGGCCAAGAGGGACTTTGTCGACCACTGTGACCACGTCGACCCAGTCG AGGGGGTGGTGATGATCGACCCTCAGCAGCTCAAAGGAAAGAAAG tgTACGTGATGCTGTCGTGCACGTTCCGTTACGGTCGCCAGGACATGGACGTGATGGGCGTGGCCTTTCGCCGCGACCTTTTCGTGGTGACGCGGCAGGTTTACCCCGAGCTCCAGGACAAATCCCAACTGACCCACTCCAAAGTCCAGGACAAGCTCCTGAGGAAACTCGGAGAGTACGCCTTCCCCTTCTTCTTTGAG TTTCCAGACAATCTTCCGTGTTCTGTGGCTCTGCAGCCGGGGCCGAACGACGAGGGGAAG AAATGCGCCGTGGAGTTCGAGGTGAAGGCGTTTTGTGCCGATCAAAGTGACGAGAAAGTGGAGAAACA GAGCTCCGTGCGTCTGACCATCCGTAAAGTCCAGTTCAGTCCAGACTCTCCAGGTCCGGCTCCGGTCACAGAGACGACGTTTGAGTTTCTCATGTCAGAAAAACCTCTGTATGTGAAGCTCTCCCTCCAGAAAGAG ACGTTCTATCATGGGGATCCAGTGAAGGTGAACGTGGAGATCAACAACTCGTCAAGCAGAACCATCAAAGACATCAGCCTGtcag TGGAGCAGGTCACAAACGTGGTTCTTTACTCCAATGATAAATACATCAAGTCTGTGGCCAAAGAGGAAACCAC AGATGTGGTTCCCTCTGGCACGTCCCTGAAGCAGGAGTATTCTCTGTTTCCTCTTCTGTCCCACAACAAAGAGCGACGGGGCCTGGCCCTGGACGGACGACTGAAGCACGAGGACACCAACCTGGCCTCCTCCACCAT AGTGAAGCAGGAGGTGCTGAAGGAGGTCCAGGGGATGCTGGTCTCTTATAAAGTGGTTCTGAGGATGATCGCCTCTGG gGCGGTGGGATCCAGGTAA